Proteins from a genomic interval of Streptomyces sp. NBC_01445:
- a CDS encoding helix-turn-helix domain-containing protein, which translates to MWWSCLGPHHTEALTSHRNARLTLHGRRILVERVCSGRPVAHVAAEMGISRPTAYKWFRRWQAEGESGLYDRPSSPYTTPRRTPSELERQVCDLRVSRKLAHLVPPACAGALRRHPGRAP; encoded by the coding sequence ATGTGGTGGAGCTGTCTAGGACCGCACCACACGGAGGCCTTGACGTCCCACCGTAACGCCCGACTGACCCTGCACGGCAGGCGGATCCTGGTCGAACGCGTCTGTTCCGGCCGACCGGTCGCGCACGTCGCAGCGGAGATGGGCATCTCCCGTCCCACCGCCTACAAATGGTTCCGCCGCTGGCAAGCCGAGGGCGAAAGCGGCCTCTACGACCGGCCCAGCAGCCCCTACACCACACCCCGGCGAACCCCATCGGAGCTTGAGAGGCAGGTCTGCGATCTGCGTGTCAGTCGCAAGCTCGCCCACCTCGTACCACCGGCCTGCGCAGGCGCGCTTCGAAGGCATCCTGGTCGAGCGCCCTGA
- a CDS encoding PaaX family transcriptional regulator has protein sequence MTTLLGDYWAGRTEHLPSAALVALLGEFDIGPAAARAALNRLARRGVLASTRVGRHTYYGFAPGAAEVLMAGAYEFVSFGQGDRSWDGQWTLALFSLNERERDLRHAVRSKLRWLGFAPLYDGTWVSSRPVAAQARHELDRLGIRDVTVFRAAEQPGSPRRPVDAWDLDEVEATYARFVTAYGPLRDQVREGEVSAAQALLARTRIMDSWRTFPGIDPDLPANQLPREWPRKDARTIYVEVYDALGPLAALRVRQIVGRYTPELAEYIEYRSTDQLLGLGSQAMQRRRSPRLLPGRPTSDRTHP, from the coding sequence TTGACGACCCTGCTGGGCGACTACTGGGCGGGGCGCACTGAGCACCTGCCGTCGGCGGCGCTCGTGGCTCTGCTCGGCGAGTTCGACATCGGTCCCGCCGCCGCCCGCGCGGCGCTGAACCGGCTGGCCCGGCGCGGCGTGCTCGCCTCGACCAGAGTGGGGCGCCACACCTATTACGGCTTCGCGCCGGGCGCCGCGGAAGTACTCATGGCCGGCGCATACGAATTCGTGTCCTTCGGACAGGGCGACCGATCGTGGGACGGGCAGTGGACCCTCGCCCTCTTCTCGCTCAACGAGAGGGAACGGGATCTGCGCCACGCGGTGCGCTCGAAACTGCGCTGGCTGGGTTTCGCCCCGCTCTACGACGGCACGTGGGTGTCGTCCCGCCCGGTGGCCGCCCAGGCCCGGCACGAGCTGGACCGCCTCGGGATCCGGGACGTCACCGTCTTCCGCGCGGCGGAGCAGCCGGGGTCGCCCCGTCGACCGGTCGACGCCTGGGATCTCGACGAGGTCGAGGCGACCTACGCACGTTTCGTGACGGCCTACGGCCCGCTGCGCGACCAGGTCCGTGAGGGAGAAGTGAGCGCTGCCCAGGCGCTGCTCGCCCGCACAAGGATCATGGACAGCTGGCGCACGTTCCCCGGTATCGACCCGGATCTCCCCGCGAACCAGCTGCCACGCGAATGGCCCCGGAAAGACGCCCGCACCATCTATGTCGAGGTCTACGACGCCCTCGGCCCCCTGGCTGCGCTCCGGGTCCGACAGATCGTGGGCCGGTACACGCCGGAACTCGCCGAGTACATCGAGTACCGCTCCACAGATCAGCTGCTCGGGTTGGGCAGCCAGGCGATGCAGCGTCGCCGCTCCCCCCGACTCCTTCCCGGCCGGCCAACCAGCGATCGGACCCACCCATGA
- a CDS encoding 2-hydroxyacyl-CoA dehydratase family protein has protein sequence MTADATGRRNRMVLPSASAATAYQRQWFADLKQRAADGDPVALVNADAPQEILRALDIPYVVNQWWASVCAAKQKSGRYLRLLADRGYPADQEAYNTLALASTFDDDPPWGGLPPISLVLAETTGDALRKVFEVWEREHGAVFLPFERTVANHQDPRWWERIEDDWEALIGTARIDLMTAELTGAVKHLEMVTGRVFDEERFREVMALVNEQQLWNRAARDLIARTSPAPITISDSIPSVMIPQWHRGTVWARDAARTFYHEVRDRVDTGAAPCPDERIRLMWVGTGLWFDMGFYTWFQEVYGAVFVWSMYLAIAADGYIRHGDDPLRTLAGRFAAFPDMINAPPWAAEWYAKEAVHNRIDGAVHMAGTDRRGTYFVNRALEAAGVPVLQIGGDSGDARGWDAQAVQAEVSEFIQTRVEPVAARRRAQEKGTG, from the coding sequence GTGACGGCCGATGCCACCGGCCGGCGCAACCGGATGGTGCTGCCCTCCGCAAGCGCGGCCACGGCCTATCAACGGCAGTGGTTCGCCGACCTGAAACAGCGTGCCGCGGACGGCGACCCGGTCGCACTCGTCAACGCCGACGCCCCGCAGGAGATCCTGCGCGCGCTCGACATTCCGTACGTGGTCAACCAGTGGTGGGCGTCGGTCTGCGCGGCCAAGCAGAAATCCGGCCGCTACTTGCGTCTGCTTGCGGACCGCGGATACCCCGCCGACCAGGAGGCGTACAACACCCTGGCGCTGGCGAGCACCTTCGACGACGACCCCCCGTGGGGTGGTCTGCCCCCCATCTCTCTGGTGCTCGCCGAGACGACGGGTGACGCCCTGCGCAAGGTCTTCGAGGTCTGGGAACGCGAACACGGCGCCGTCTTCCTGCCCTTCGAGCGCACCGTCGCGAACCACCAGGACCCCCGTTGGTGGGAGCGGATCGAGGACGACTGGGAGGCGTTGATCGGCACTGCGCGCATCGACCTGATGACCGCAGAACTGACCGGTGCGGTCAAGCATCTGGAGATGGTCACCGGTCGTGTCTTCGACGAGGAGCGCTTCCGTGAGGTGATGGCCCTGGTCAACGAGCAGCAACTGTGGAACCGGGCAGCTCGCGACCTCATCGCCCGCACCAGCCCGGCCCCCATCACGATCAGTGACAGCATCCCCAGCGTCATGATCCCCCAGTGGCACCGCGGGACGGTGTGGGCACGTGACGCGGCCCGTACCTTCTACCACGAGGTACGCGACCGGGTGGATACGGGAGCGGCCCCCTGCCCCGACGAGCGCATCCGACTCATGTGGGTGGGGACCGGCCTCTGGTTCGACATGGGCTTCTACACCTGGTTCCAGGAGGTGTACGGCGCGGTCTTCGTGTGGTCGATGTACCTCGCGATCGCGGCCGACGGCTACATCCGCCACGGCGACGATCCGCTGCGCACCCTGGCCGGCAGGTTCGCAGCGTTCCCCGACATGATCAACGCACCTCCGTGGGCGGCGGAGTGGTACGCCAAGGAGGCGGTACACAACCGCATCGACGGCGCGGTCCACATGGCGGGCACCGATCGCCGGGGGACCTACTTCGTCAACCGCGCCCTGGAAGCGGCCGGCGTGCCGGTGCTGCAGATCGGCGGCGACAGTGGCGACGCCCGGGGCTGGGATGCCCAGGCCGTGCAGGCAGAGGTCTCGGAGTTCATCCAAACCCGGGTGGAACCGGTCGCCGCTCGCCGTCGCGCCCAGGAGAAGGGCACCGGCTGA
- a CDS encoding DinB family protein — protein sequence MSALDRPMPPLNADERTTLESWLDFHRITLAMKCEDLDDEQAAVASVPPSGFTLIGLVQHMAEVERNWFRRVFAGEQAPPIYDLQADPDGPDGGFDVAAGAALSDALATWHTEIARAREHCADRALTDTGRFMEQDVNLRWIYVHMIEEYARHNGHADLVRERIDGTTGA from the coding sequence ATGAGCGCCCTCGATCGCCCCATGCCGCCCCTGAACGCCGACGAGCGCACGACGCTTGAAAGCTGGCTCGACTTTCATCGCATCACGCTCGCCATGAAGTGCGAGGATCTGGACGATGAGCAGGCCGCCGTCGCGTCCGTGCCGCCGTCTGGCTTCACTCTGATCGGCCTCGTTCAGCATATGGCGGAAGTGGAGCGGAACTGGTTCCGTCGCGTGTTCGCCGGAGAACAGGCCCCGCCCATCTACGACCTGCAGGCCGACCCGGATGGCCCCGACGGCGGCTTCGACGTGGCTGCGGGCGCCGCCCTGAGTGACGCCCTCGCCACCTGGCACACGGAGATCGCCCGCGCCCGCGAGCACTGCGCCGACCGCGCTCTGACCGATACGGGCCGCTTCATGGAGCAGGACGTCAACCTCCGCTGGATCTACGTCCACATGATCGAGGAGTACGCCCGCCACAACGGCCACGCCGACCTGGTCCGGGAACGCATCGACGGCACCACCGGCGCATAG
- a CDS encoding CaiB/BaiF CoA transferase family protein: MSAQTAELPRPLEGITVIDLTIALAGPYATLLLSGLGARVIKVENPRGGDRVRNNAPYFGRDGLTMQRRHDDDISLGTLERTRGKESVTLDLKHPAGREVFADLVRQADVVVENYSRGTADRLGVGYAAAAKINPRIVYCSISGFGQAGEPGTGKAMDAIVQALSGTMMTSGSPGDPPVRVGFPIGDLSAPLYAVIGVLGALRQAEATGIGQHVDVSMLGSLTALVAGEQSHLLTRLGLSGRNGRFMPRLAPFGVFETADGWVAICAPEDKFARGVLTALGRPELLADTRFTTRDARVAHADEFHALIEEWSRKHPQDRVIAALEAHGVPCAPVREPAEAVSDASLLSRGDTVALHHPAYGTADGLIGSGMPVHMSRSRTDFADGVPHLGEDSRLVYRKLLGYSAEQIDGLVADGAI; the protein is encoded by the coding sequence ATGTCCGCACAGACCGCCGAACTTCCCCGACCGCTCGAAGGCATCACCGTCATCGACCTGACCATCGCGCTGGCCGGCCCCTATGCAACCCTCCTGCTGTCCGGGCTCGGGGCACGGGTCATCAAGGTCGAGAACCCGCGAGGCGGTGACCGGGTCCGCAACAACGCGCCCTACTTCGGCCGCGACGGGCTCACGATGCAGCGCCGCCACGACGACGACATTTCCCTGGGAACCCTCGAACGCACCCGGGGCAAGGAGAGCGTGACGCTCGATCTGAAGCACCCGGCCGGCCGCGAGGTCTTCGCGGACCTGGTACGGCAGGCGGACGTCGTCGTCGAGAACTACAGCCGCGGCACTGCCGACCGGCTCGGCGTCGGCTACGCGGCCGCCGCCAAGATCAACCCCCGCATCGTGTACTGCTCGATCAGCGGCTTCGGGCAGGCCGGCGAGCCGGGGACCGGCAAGGCGATGGACGCGATCGTGCAGGCGCTGTCCGGAACGATGATGACGTCCGGCAGCCCGGGTGACCCGCCGGTCCGCGTGGGGTTTCCCATCGGCGACCTGTCCGCACCGCTCTACGCGGTCATCGGCGTCCTGGGCGCTCTGCGGCAGGCGGAGGCAACCGGGATCGGCCAGCATGTCGACGTCTCCATGCTCGGCTCGCTCACCGCGCTGGTAGCCGGCGAGCAGTCGCACCTGCTGACCCGGCTCGGCCTGTCCGGCCGCAACGGCAGGTTCATGCCGCGGCTGGCGCCGTTCGGGGTGTTCGAGACCGCCGACGGCTGGGTGGCCATCTGCGCACCGGAGGACAAGTTCGCGCGGGGAGTGCTGACGGCGCTGGGGCGTCCCGAGCTCCTGGCCGACACGCGCTTCACCACCCGTGACGCGAGGGTGGCTCATGCCGACGAGTTCCATGCCCTGATCGAGGAGTGGTCACGTAAGCACCCACAGGACCGGGTGATCGCCGCTCTGGAGGCCCACGGTGTCCCATGCGCCCCGGTCAGGGAACCCGCCGAGGCCGTCAGCGACGCGTCGCTGCTCAGCCGCGGCGACACCGTTGCGCTCCACCATCCCGCCTACGGCACTGCGGACGGACTGATCGGCAGCGGCATGCCCGTTCACATGTCCCGCTCCCGTACCGACTTCGCCGACGGTGTTCCCCACCTCGGTGAGGACAGCCGGCTCGTCTACCGCAAGCTGCTGGGCTACTCCGCGGAGCAGATCGACGGGCTCGTCGCTGATGGAGCCATCTGA
- a CDS encoding PaaX family transcriptional regulator, producing the protein MPEKNPSIEALVLRRAQEGSVLPRQQAGASPQRLLTTLLGEHWLDAPAALSMSTVITLLAEFGISETSARATANRLVKRGVLETERSGRQSYLRLSAIGSEDTRHKTASIVRFGSLQPDWDGLWTLAAFSIPEQQRHVRHRVRSYLRWLGFAPLFDGLWVSAHADPAALEPIFRAAGVDNLTIFRAEEAGETLPLAAWNLGDVAAAYRTFVADHQELAVRLTAGEVSPSAALAGRLQVLDVWRTFPGIDPDLPDELLSPDWPRTTARSLFVSLYDGLAPLAELRFRQLVAVHDGAVAEQAGHRTTADWAAG; encoded by the coding sequence ATGCCGGAGAAGAACCCGTCGATCGAGGCGCTTGTGCTGCGCCGCGCACAGGAGGGGTCCGTCCTCCCACGCCAGCAGGCCGGGGCGTCTCCGCAACGGCTGCTGACCACGTTGCTGGGCGAGCACTGGCTGGACGCCCCGGCGGCTCTGTCGATGAGTACGGTCATCACCCTGCTGGCGGAGTTCGGTATCAGCGAGACGAGCGCACGCGCGACCGCGAACCGGCTCGTCAAGCGAGGAGTGCTGGAGACCGAGCGGTCGGGGCGCCAGTCCTACTTGCGGCTGAGCGCGATCGGCAGCGAGGACACCCGGCACAAGACCGCGAGCATCGTGCGTTTCGGCTCGTTGCAGCCGGACTGGGACGGCCTGTGGACGCTGGCTGCCTTCAGCATTCCGGAACAGCAGCGCCACGTCCGTCACCGGGTACGCAGCTATCTGAGGTGGCTCGGGTTCGCGCCGCTGTTCGACGGGCTGTGGGTTTCGGCGCACGCCGATCCGGCGGCCCTCGAGCCGATCTTCCGGGCCGCAGGAGTGGACAACCTGACGATCTTCAGGGCCGAGGAGGCAGGAGAGACCCTGCCGCTGGCGGCGTGGAACCTGGGCGACGTCGCCGCGGCTTACCGGACCTTCGTCGCCGACCACCAGGAACTGGCGGTACGGCTGACGGCGGGAGAAGTGAGCCCGAGCGCCGCCCTGGCCGGCCGGCTCCAGGTCTTGGACGTCTGGCGTACTTTTCCGGGAATCGACCCGGACCTACCGGACGAACTGCTTTCCCCCGACTGGCCCCGGACAACGGCGCGGTCGCTGTTTGTGTCCCTATACGACGGGCTCGCGCCTCTCGCAGAGCTGCGGTTCCGGCAGCTCGTCGCCGTCCACGACGGTGCGGTGGCCGAACAAGCCGGCCACCGCACTACCGCCGACTGGGCAGCCGGATAA
- a CDS encoding cytochrome P450, with protein MDPRPDRPDDFDPTADNAPDRVHAMYRRLRAECPVAHSSSYGGFWALTRYREVRAAALDDRTFISSVKAVVPSDPRGLRRPPLNFDAPAHTPYRRALERTLQRDRLQRLMPRLRRHAGKELQPLLDRGHGDIAQEFGTRFPAWTTTEWLNLTPDVAPLLAETSARWVQAWRSQNKDVVNSTSQKLYDMARELVADRRCNPRPVDEDPASSLLSERIDGVPLDPEHVVGALRQSLVVGMVAPPIILGSIAVHLADDPELQQRLRSRPELIPDALEEFLRLYAPYRGFARTPSKPVEILGRTIRPEEPVTLAYASANRDAVVFDDPDTFRIERANIAEHLAFGRGRHRCPGAPMARTMLRVALEELLSRTTSFTAVGEREGARMPELGIVSAELQLTPA; from the coding sequence GTGGACCCCCGCCCCGACAGGCCGGACGACTTCGACCCGACGGCCGACAACGCACCGGACCGCGTGCACGCCATGTACCGCCGGCTGAGGGCCGAATGCCCCGTCGCGCACAGCAGTTCCTACGGTGGTTTCTGGGCCTTGACGCGGTACCGGGAGGTTCGTGCGGCGGCGCTCGACGACCGTACCTTCATCTCGTCGGTCAAAGCCGTCGTCCCCAGTGATCCTCGCGGGCTGCGCAGACCTCCGCTGAACTTCGATGCACCCGCGCACACTCCATACCGCCGGGCGCTGGAGAGGACGCTGCAGCGTGACCGGCTGCAGCGGTTGATGCCGCGGCTGCGCCGGCATGCCGGCAAGGAACTCCAGCCGCTGCTCGACCGTGGCCACGGTGACATTGCGCAGGAGTTCGGCACCCGATTTCCTGCGTGGACCACGACCGAGTGGCTCAACCTCACGCCGGACGTGGCTCCGCTGCTCGCCGAGACATCGGCCCGGTGGGTGCAGGCCTGGCGCAGCCAGAACAAGGACGTCGTCAACTCGACGAGTCAGAAGCTGTACGACATGGCGCGCGAGCTGGTTGCCGATCGGCGGTGCAATCCCCGTCCTGTCGACGAGGATCCCGCGAGTTCTCTTCTCTCGGAACGCATTGACGGCGTGCCGCTGGACCCGGAGCACGTGGTCGGGGCGCTCCGTCAGTCACTCGTGGTCGGGATGGTGGCACCACCGATCATCCTCGGGTCGATCGCCGTCCATCTTGCGGACGACCCGGAATTGCAGCAACGGCTGCGTTCACGTCCGGAGCTGATTCCGGACGCCCTGGAGGAGTTTCTGCGGCTCTATGCACCTTACCGGGGGTTCGCACGCACCCCGTCCAAGCCCGTGGAGATTCTGGGTCGCACCATCCGCCCGGAGGAGCCCGTCACGCTCGCGTACGCGTCAGCGAACCGGGACGCCGTGGTCTTCGACGATCCCGACACGTTCCGGATCGAACGGGCGAACATCGCCGAGCATCTCGCTTTCGGCCGGGGACGGCACCGCTGCCCCGGGGCACCCATGGCGCGGACGATGCTGAGGGTCGCGCTTGAGGAACTCCTGTCCCGTACAACGTCGTTCACCGCCGTCGGTGAGCGCGAGGGCGCCAGAATGCCTGAACTGGGCATTGTCTCGGCCGAGTTGCAGCTCACTCCTGCCTAG